The following proteins come from a genomic window of Rutidosis leptorrhynchoides isolate AG116_Rl617_1_P2 chromosome 10, CSIRO_AGI_Rlap_v1, whole genome shotgun sequence:
- the LOC139871075 gene encoding uncharacterized protein, which produces MLEAVASYDNWIWHAYFGLASSNNDLNVLNASPLFDSLLTDTAPQVPYKIGDVDFDRGYYLVDGIYPSWASFVKGFSSVVDAKRKYFTKKQYAARKDVERTFGILQDRWGILRQHDRTYSVNAIKIIMYGCIILHNMIIEDNGFNIVENKSYYLSINNLQGSTWYERCDVYAEKTKELRDKDEHEYLRYTLVSHLWHNRDDKIVNEL; this is translated from the coding sequence ATGTTGGAAGCCGTTGCATCGTATGACAATTGGATTTGGCATGCATATTTTGGACTGGCAAGTTCGAACAATGACTTGAATGTCCTTAATGCATCTCCATTGTTTGATAGTTTACTAACTGACACGGCTCCTCAAGTTCCATACAAAATTGGGGACGTTGATTTTGATCGAGGCTACTATCTTGTCGATGGGATTTACCCTTCGTGGGCTTCTTTCGTTAAGGGATTCTCAAGTGTTGTTGATGCAAAAAGGAAATACTTTACAAAGAAACAATATGCAGCTCGTAAAGATGTTGAGAGGACATTTGGAATTTTGCAAGATCGTTGGGGTATTTTAAGACAACATGATAGGACATATAGCGTAAACGCAATCAAAATAATCATGTATGGTTGCATCATATTGCACAACATGATAATTGAAGACAATGGTTTTAACATCGTTGAAAATAAATCTTACTATTTGTCTATCAACAACCTACAAGGATCAACTTGGTACGAAAGGTGTGATGTATATGCCGAGAAGACAAAAGAGCTGCGTGACAAAGACGAGCATGAGTATCTTCGATATACTCTTGTTTCACATCTATGGCATAATCGCGATGACAAAATAGTTAACGAATTGTAA